A portion of the Chondrinema litorale genome contains these proteins:
- a CDS encoding DUF1987 domain-containing protein, with the protein MERFHIEGDEFIPEIDLDPESNILRISGESYHEYTGEFFEPIFEWVEQFTKTPDRDVHLKFRMDYFNTASSKCFYDIIEMLNTYSDATGGSLRVSWFYEDNDLDMLESGQDYAEDSGVNIEFIPYPKGTLPY; encoded by the coding sequence ATGGAAAGATTTCATATAGAAGGAGACGAATTTATTCCAGAAATAGATCTGGATCCGGAAAGTAATATTTTAAGAATATCCGGCGAATCCTATCATGAATATACAGGCGAGTTTTTTGAACCAATATTTGAGTGGGTCGAACAATTTACAAAAACACCAGACAGAGATGTTCATTTGAAATTTAGAATGGATTATTTCAACACAGCTTCTTCTAAATGTTTTTATGATATTATTGAAATGCTGAATACTTATTCTGATGCCACAGGAGGCTCCTTAAGAGTTTCGTGGTTTTATGAGGATAACGATTTAGATATGCTTGAATCAGGACAGGATTATGCAGAAGATTCAGGAGTTAATATAGAATTTATTCCTTATCCAAAAGGAACACTACCTTACTAA
- a CDS encoding glycosyltransferase family 4 protein produces MKILILAPYPRKQAPSQRFRFEQYLEALDKNGIDYDYEPFIDEKTWKILHKPGKFVQKALGIINAFFRRLILILNLKPYSFVFIHREASHIGPPVFEWMIAKVFKKKMIYDFDDAIWLPNYSEHNKAFNKLKYYSKVKSIMGWSHKVSAGNAYLADFAKNFNQDVRVNPTTIDTVNYHNQIKDQDTGKVVIGWTGTLTTIKYLYAILPVIEELEKNYDFTFRVIANENPQFNLKSFSFKKWEKATEIEDLLSFNVGVMPLEEDQWAKGKCGFKALQYMSLGIPALVSPVGVNTDIVEHSKNGYICESTTDWFLYLEKLINEKQMRQTLGVNARKTIEEQFSVNSNTNNFLSLFD; encoded by the coding sequence ATGAAAATACTGATTCTGGCTCCATATCCTAGAAAACAGGCACCTTCACAGAGATTCAGGTTTGAGCAGTATCTTGAGGCATTAGATAAAAATGGCATCGATTACGATTATGAGCCTTTTATCGACGAAAAAACATGGAAGATTCTGCATAAGCCCGGCAAGTTTGTCCAGAAAGCTTTGGGCATTATCAATGCATTTTTCAGAAGGCTCATTCTTATTCTAAATCTAAAACCTTATAGTTTTGTTTTCATCCATCGTGAAGCCAGTCATATTGGCCCGCCAGTGTTTGAGTGGATGATAGCCAAAGTGTTTAAAAAGAAAATGATTTACGATTTTGACGATGCTATCTGGTTACCCAATTACTCAGAACACAACAAGGCATTTAATAAGCTAAAGTATTATTCTAAGGTAAAAAGTATAATGGGCTGGAGCCATAAAGTGAGTGCTGGAAATGCTTACCTCGCCGATTTCGCCAAAAATTTTAATCAAGATGTTAGGGTTAACCCAACCACGATAGATACAGTAAACTATCACAATCAAATTAAAGATCAAGATACTGGCAAGGTAGTTATTGGTTGGACGGGCACTTTAACCACTATAAAATATCTCTATGCCATTTTACCAGTAATAGAAGAGCTAGAAAAAAACTACGATTTTACATTTAGGGTAATTGCCAACGAAAATCCTCAGTTTAACTTAAAGTCTTTTTCATTTAAGAAATGGGAGAAGGCGACTGAAATCGAAGATTTATTGAGTTTTAATGTAGGTGTAATGCCTTTAGAAGAAGACCAATGGGCAAAAGGTAAATGTGGTTTTAAAGCTTTACAGTATATGTCTTTAGGTATTCCTGCGCTAGTTTCACCTGTAGGTGTAAATACAGACATTGTAGAACATAGTAAAAATGGTTATATCTGCGAGTCTACAACAGATTGGTTTCTATATCTAGAAAAGCTGATTAATGAGAAACAGATGAGGCAAACATTAGGAGTAAATGCTCGAAAAACCATAGAAGAGCAATTTTCTGTAAATTCTAATACAAATAACTTTTTATCTCTTTTTGATTGA
- a CDS encoding glycosyltransferase codes for MAKHKVLYLSYDGMTDPLGQSQVIPYLENLVAKGYEIHLISFEKPERAERKNEIAHILNHVGIVWHPLDYTFKPPVLSTLYDIWNLRKKVKELHLKEKFLMVHCRSYITALIGQWMKNRFGVQFLFDMRGFFADERVEGGLWNQQKLVFKKIYQFFKKKEKQFFEQADCTVCLTHTGKKIIQEMPHLDGQPVPVEVIPCCADTSHFDPEKIEKGTQAVYKERLKIEDNRFILTYLGSVGTWYMLPEMLDFFSVLLLNKPDAIFLFVTAENPEFILEEAKRKGISPNSIRIITAARSEVPVLLSLADAGIFFIKPVFSKKASSPTKQGEMMSMGLPVICNSNVGDSDYLVKKYNSGIVVEDFKEIAYQEAIDEIDNKGWASPEDIRKHAKEFFDLEKGASTYLSIYQRLIGFPKITEETKLTKSIQ; via the coding sequence TTGGCAAAGCATAAAGTTCTATATCTTTCTTATGATGGAATGACAGATCCTTTGGGGCAATCTCAGGTAATTCCTTATTTGGAAAACTTGGTAGCTAAAGGGTATGAAATTCATTTGATTAGCTTTGAGAAACCAGAAAGAGCAGAAAGAAAAAACGAAATAGCTCATATTCTAAATCATGTTGGAATAGTCTGGCATCCTTTAGATTATACTTTTAAACCTCCGGTGTTATCAACACTATATGATATTTGGAACCTGAGGAAAAAGGTAAAAGAACTGCATTTAAAAGAAAAATTCTTAATGGTTCACTGCCGTAGTTATATAACTGCACTTATAGGCCAGTGGATGAAAAACAGATTTGGTGTTCAGTTTCTGTTTGATATGAGAGGATTCTTTGCTGACGAAAGGGTAGAAGGTGGTTTGTGGAATCAGCAAAAACTTGTATTTAAAAAGATATATCAGTTTTTTAAGAAAAAGGAAAAGCAGTTTTTTGAGCAGGCAGATTGTACAGTTTGTTTAACTCATACTGGTAAAAAAATAATTCAGGAAATGCCTCATTTAGATGGTCAACCTGTGCCAGTAGAAGTAATTCCCTGCTGTGCTGATACTTCTCACTTCGATCCTGAAAAAATAGAAAAAGGTACTCAGGCTGTTTACAAAGAAAGACTCAAGATTGAAGACAACAGGTTTATACTTACTTATCTAGGTTCTGTAGGTACTTGGTATATGTTGCCAGAAATGCTAGACTTTTTTAGTGTTTTGTTGCTTAATAAGCCAGATGCTATTTTCCTATTCGTTACTGCCGAAAATCCGGAGTTTATATTAGAAGAAGCAAAAAGAAAGGGCATCTCTCCAAACAGTATTAGAATAATTACTGCTGCAAGAAGCGAAGTACCAGTATTATTGTCGCTAGCTGATGCAGGTATCTTTTTTATAAAACCAGTATTTTCTAAAAAGGCGTCTTCTCCTACAAAACAAGGTGAGATGATGAGCATGGGTCTTCCAGTAATTTGTAATAGCAATGTAGGTGACTCAGATTATTTGGTGAAAAAATATAATTCTGGTATTGTGGTAGAAGACTTTAAAGAAATTGCCTATCAAGAAGCGATAGATGAGATCGATAATAAAGGCTGGGCATCACCAGAAGATATTAGAAAACACGCCAAAGAATTTTTTGATTTGGAGAAAGGTGCATCGACTTACCTCTCTATTTATCAACGATTGATTGGGTTTCCAAAAATCACAGAAGAAACAAAACTGACTAAATCTATTCAATAG
- the asnB gene encoding asparagine synthase (glutamine-hydrolyzing), which produces MNRSLGHRGPDASGIYFNEAQEIALGHNRLSILDLSEHANQPFYSSCGRYVMVFNGEIYNYADLKNKIQVFRREKELMNVKSKNGMTGGNLEDGNILIGEQEFKTNSDTEVLVESFAFWGMSMAQKLNGMFAFSIFDQQEKALYIFRDRMGIKPLYYYHKDGDFVFASELKGISSLFEDEPLELNNNAVSSFLHLGFIGNNETIFKDVKAFPAGHVGIYKDGDFNIMPFWKPEEKVERQTMSNEGQAKKTLRSLIEKSVEKRMISDVPLGTFLSGGTDSSLVTAVASKFVKDQTLNTFSIGFKESKFDESKYARSVAEKLKTEHHEFTLSESDALEKVVGLTSMYDQPFADSSAIPTLLISEMARKKVTVALSGDGGDELFMGYGMYNWAKRLQNPLNSFFAPVLREGMKLHPQNRMKRAAYLFEKHSNRQSHIFSQEQYLFSERELSNLLKTPYQKKDIFKQEKLNLKRELSAVEEQAFYDLRHYLKDDLLVKVDIASMYYGLEVRVPLLDHRIVEFAVNLDESLKMKKGASKYLLKEVLYDYLPKSLMDRPKWGFSIPLGNWLKNELKYLVDQFLEESLVEAAGIVNYKEVSSLLQKFEKGHDYLYNRIWVLMLLHKWLFENGRIKHQPVKA; this is translated from the coding sequence ATGAACAGAAGCCTCGGGCATAGGGGGCCTGATGCCAGTGGTATATACTTTAACGAAGCACAGGAAATTGCACTGGGGCATAATAGATTAAGTATACTCGATTTATCTGAGCATGCCAATCAGCCTTTCTACTCAAGCTGTGGAAGGTATGTAATGGTTTTTAATGGAGAAATCTACAATTATGCTGATCTTAAAAATAAGATTCAGGTTTTTCGAAGAGAAAAAGAGTTGATGAATGTAAAGTCGAAAAACGGTATGACTGGTGGGAATTTAGAGGATGGAAATATACTGATCGGCGAGCAGGAATTTAAAACCAATAGTGATACTGAGGTACTGGTTGAATCTTTTGCTTTTTGGGGTATGAGTATGGCGCAAAAACTGAATGGAATGTTTGCATTCAGCATTTTTGATCAGCAAGAGAAGGCATTATATATATTTAGAGATCGCATGGGTATTAAGCCACTTTATTACTATCATAAAGATGGTGACTTTGTTTTTGCATCAGAATTGAAAGGTATTTCATCTTTATTTGAAGACGAGCCTTTAGAATTAAATAACAATGCAGTTTCTTCATTTTTGCATTTAGGATTTATTGGAAATAACGAAACGATTTTTAAAGATGTAAAGGCATTTCCTGCTGGACATGTAGGTATCTATAAAGATGGTGACTTTAATATTATGCCTTTTTGGAAGCCTGAAGAGAAAGTAGAAAGACAAACAATGTCTAATGAGGGTCAGGCAAAAAAGACATTGAGATCGCTCATTGAAAAGTCAGTAGAAAAAAGAATGATTAGTGATGTGCCACTAGGTACATTTTTAAGTGGAGGCACAGATTCTAGTTTGGTAACAGCAGTTGCTTCTAAATTTGTAAAAGATCAAACACTCAATACCTTTTCTATCGGATTTAAGGAAAGCAAGTTTGATGAAAGCAAGTATGCGAGAAGTGTAGCTGAAAAATTGAAAACTGAGCACCATGAGTTTACTTTATCAGAGAGTGATGCTCTTGAAAAAGTGGTTGGTTTAACCAGTATGTACGATCAGCCTTTTGCAGACTCATCTGCTATTCCTACTTTGTTGATCTCAGAGATGGCGAGGAAAAAGGTAACTGTTGCACTTTCTGGTGATGGTGGCGATGAGCTTTTTATGGGTTACGGAATGTACAACTGGGCAAAAAGATTACAAAATCCTTTAAATAGCTTTTTTGCTCCTGTATTGAGAGAAGGGATGAAGTTGCACCCACAAAATAGAATGAAAAGAGCAGCTTATCTTTTTGAAAAGCATAGTAACAGACAGAGCCATATTTTTTCTCAGGAACAATATCTCTTTAGCGAAAGAGAATTATCAAACTTGTTGAAAACTCCTTATCAGAAGAAAGATATTTTTAAGCAAGAAAAACTGAATTTAAAAAGAGAGTTAAGTGCTGTGGAAGAACAGGCATTCTACGATCTTAGACATTATCTTAAAGATGACTTACTGGTAAAAGTTGATATTGCTTCTATGTATTATGGGCTAGAAGTAAGAGTGCCATTGCTAGATCATAGAATTGTAGAATTTGCTGTAAACCTCGATGAGTCTTTAAAGATGAAAAAAGGTGCAAGCAAATATCTATTAAAAGAAGTATTATACGATTACTTACCTAAATCTCTAATGGACAGACCTAAGTGGGGATTCTCAATTCCATTAGGTAATTGGCTAAAAAATGAGTTGAAATATTTGGTAGATCAGTTTTTAGAAGAAAGTTTGGTAGAAGCTGCTGGTATTGTAAACTACAAAGAGGTAAGCTCACTACTGCAAAAGTTTGAAAAAGGACACGACTACCTTTATAATAGAATCTGGGTTTTAATGCTGTTACATAAGTGGTTATTTGAAAATGGCCGAATAAAACATCAGCCAGTTAAGGCATAA